Proteins co-encoded in one Bremerella sp. TYQ1 genomic window:
- a CDS encoding SDR family oxidoreductase — protein MARKIVVTGATKGLGRAMVDGFIAAGHQVAGCGRSADKIEQLSEQYGSPHRFDVVDVTNWHDVKKWHRSVVETFGVPDLLINNAAIINETNPVWQVPVDEFSHMLDINIQGVFHVVKVFAPKMIEQREGVIINFSSGWGRTTSPNVGPYCATKFAIEGLTKSLAQELPDGMAAIPLGPGMIHTDMLEKCFSEGASSAPKPEDWAQYAVPFILSLGAEENGQSISIVK, from the coding sequence ATGGCTCGCAAAATTGTCGTTACCGGCGCTACAAAGGGGCTCGGCCGTGCCATGGTCGATGGCTTTATCGCCGCCGGCCATCAAGTCGCCGGGTGTGGGCGTTCCGCCGACAAAATCGAACAACTGAGCGAACAATATGGCTCGCCTCATCGTTTTGATGTAGTCGATGTGACCAATTGGCATGACGTGAAGAAGTGGCATCGTTCGGTTGTGGAAACCTTTGGTGTGCCTGACTTGTTGATCAACAACGCTGCGATCATCAACGAAACCAACCCTGTCTGGCAGGTTCCCGTCGATGAGTTTTCGCACATGCTCGACATCAACATTCAAGGGGTCTTTCACGTCGTTAAAGTGTTCGCCCCCAAGATGATCGAGCAGCGTGAAGGCGTCATCATCAATTTCAGTTCCGGTTGGGGACGAACCACTTCACCCAATGTTGGTCCTTACTGTGCCACCAAATTTGCCATCGAAGGGCTGACTAAGTCACTGGCACAAGAGCTCCCCGACGGCATGGCTGCTATTCCCCTGGGCCCTGGCATGATCCACACCGATATGCTCGAGAAGTGCTTCTCCGAAGGGGCCTCGAGTGCTCCTAAACCGGAAGACTGGGCCCAGTACGCAGTGCCGTTCATTCTTTCGCTCGGCGCGGAAGAGAATGGCCAATCGATCAGTATCGTGAAGTAA
- a CDS encoding peptide chain release factor-like protein, whose product MPQGIDHPAAWPAEQLLKQCDIQRLRRGGPGGQHRNKVETAVVIHDPISGKSGEANERRSQEANRQVAIFRLRVKLALDPPANFDLSSSPSELWRSRLRSGKLAINPTHDDFPSLLAEAIAVLTFNQWDAAAAASHLQCSTNQLVKFLKNESAAFAQLNQQREKLGLKRLK is encoded by the coding sequence ATGCCTCAAGGTATCGATCACCCGGCAGCCTGGCCGGCCGAGCAGCTTCTCAAGCAGTGCGACATCCAACGCCTGCGTCGCGGCGGCCCAGGCGGGCAGCATCGCAATAAAGTGGAAACCGCGGTCGTCATTCACGATCCTATCTCTGGCAAGTCAGGCGAGGCCAACGAGCGCCGCAGCCAAGAGGCCAATCGCCAGGTCGCCATCTTTCGTCTCCGTGTGAAACTGGCTCTTGATCCACCAGCGAACTTCGATCTGTCCAGTTCTCCCAGCGAACTTTGGCGTTCTCGCTTGCGTAGTGGAAAACTTGCCATTAACCCGACGCACGACGATTTCCCGTCCCTTTTGGCCGAAGCAATTGCTGTGCTGACGTTTAACCAGTGGGACGCTGCCGCAGCGGCAAGCCATTTGCAGTGTTCGACCAATCAATTGGTGAAGTTTCTGAAAAACGAATCGGCCGCGTTTGCCCAGCTTAATCAACAGCGGGAAAAACTGGGCCTGAAACGACTTAAATAG
- a CDS encoding DUF4105 domain-containing protein: MLCLVAMSTGCKAIVATNNRNWAPDQARLPIGEVRGDQITIHNVRNCRYATADDYVVQYYDKDIRLSDIETVDFIVVPFKDTPSVAHTMLSFGMKDGEYLVSSVEIRKEATEEYSAWKGFFNQYELMYVIGDERDVINLSSNYYKSDVYLYRTVAQPEQAQALFLDVVKRANELAAKPEFYNTLTNNCTTNIVSHVNKIAPKSVPYDMRILLPGYSDEYAYSLGLLDTTVPFEQLRSESRINHLAERYRDDENFSEYIRR, encoded by the coding sequence ATGCTGTGTCTAGTCGCGATGTCGACAGGCTGCAAAGCAATCGTTGCGACCAACAACCGCAACTGGGCCCCTGATCAAGCCCGACTGCCGATCGGCGAAGTTCGAGGCGATCAGATCACGATCCACAATGTTCGCAATTGCCGCTACGCGACTGCGGACGACTATGTCGTACAGTACTACGACAAAGACATTCGCCTGAGCGATATCGAGACCGTCGACTTCATCGTCGTACCTTTTAAAGACACTCCGAGCGTCGCTCACACGATGCTGAGCTTCGGGATGAAAGATGGCGAATACCTGGTTTCCTCGGTCGAAATCCGCAAGGAAGCTACTGAAGAATACTCGGCCTGGAAAGGATTCTTCAACCAGTATGAACTGATGTACGTGATCGGCGACGAACGGGACGTCATCAACTTGAGTTCTAACTATTACAAGAGCGACGTCTATCTATACCGAACCGTTGCCCAGCCAGAGCAAGCCCAGGCACTGTTCCTGGATGTGGTTAAACGAGCCAACGAACTTGCCGCGAAGCCTGAGTTCTATAACACGCTGACGAACAACTGCACGACGAACATTGTTTCGCACGTGAATAAAATCGCCCCGAAGAGCGTGCCGTATGATATGCGGATTCTTCTGCCTGGCTACAGCGACGAATACGCTTACTCGCTTGGGCTGCTCGACACGACGGTTCCCTTTGAACAGCTACGCAGCGAGTCGAGAATCAATCATCTCGCCGAGCGTTATCGCGACGACGAAAACTTCTCAGAGTACATCCGCCGCTAA
- a CDS encoding PfkB family carbohydrate kinase, translating to MSTPTASRSPLILGEVLFDRFPDGRHVLGGAPFNVAWNVHGMGFSPCMVTAVGSDEPGDDVRNAMSNWGMSANFVQTVEDKPTGAVEVTLKDGEPVYDILKERAWDYIEPPQIEDFSSFSYLYYGSLAYRSERTAATIRKLIEESGLPRFVDLNVRPPWFDESWVDVLVDGADWLKLNHDELQRLTQMPCETQGQVRQAVDKFRTGHKVANFCITSGSKGAFLATEDGDGIEIAVTKPDPLVDTVGAGDGFASVLLAGLISGRPLRQVGEAASRFAGKVCENHGATCQDKSFYEDVFI from the coding sequence GTGTCTACTCCGACTGCAAGTCGCTCGCCATTGATATTGGGGGAAGTCCTTTTTGACCGCTTCCCAGATGGCCGCCATGTTCTCGGCGGCGCTCCGTTTAACGTTGCTTGGAATGTCCACGGCATGGGCTTTTCGCCCTGTATGGTCACCGCTGTCGGCTCGGACGAGCCCGGCGACGATGTCCGTAACGCAATGTCCAACTGGGGCATGTCAGCCAACTTCGTGCAGACGGTCGAAGACAAGCCTACGGGTGCCGTTGAAGTCACGTTAAAAGATGGCGAACCGGTCTACGACATTTTGAAAGAGCGCGCTTGGGATTACATCGAGCCGCCCCAGATCGAAGACTTTTCTAGCTTCTCTTATCTGTATTACGGCAGTCTTGCGTATCGTAGCGAACGCACAGCCGCCACGATCCGCAAATTGATCGAAGAAAGTGGCTTGCCCCGCTTCGTTGATCTGAACGTACGTCCTCCATGGTTTGACGAATCTTGGGTGGATGTGCTCGTTGATGGGGCGGATTGGCTGAAATTGAACCACGACGAACTTCAACGACTCACTCAGATGCCGTGCGAGACCCAAGGCCAAGTCCGTCAGGCGGTCGATAAATTCCGTACGGGGCACAAAGTCGCCAATTTCTGTATCACATCTGGCTCGAAAGGTGCTTTTCTTGCCACAGAAGATGGTGATGGCATCGAAATTGCAGTCACCAAACCAGATCCTCTCGTCGACACTGTCGGGGCAGGGGATGGATTCGCGTCAGTCCTTCTTGCCGGACTGATATCGGGCCGCCCTTTGCGTCAGGTTGGCGAAGCAGCGTCTCGATTCGCCGGAAAAGTTTGCGAGAACCATGGGGCAACTTGCCAAGACAAGTCGTTCTATGAAGACGTCTTCATCTGA
- a CDS encoding DUF309 domain-containing protein, with protein MANRIPRYEPSLSLPREAYVPGQSARPSETFAGETPQQSIRFGIDLFNGGFYWEAHEAWEAAWMTLGRNGAAADTLQGLIHLAACGVKARQASVHGVSTHAEKAIQRWCNAEEDLGIASLSKLTEQVKKVRQTPSRILAKTQENVVIVFDFQIELSGG; from the coding sequence ATGGCAAACAGAATCCCCCGTTACGAGCCAAGCTTGTCGCTCCCGCGTGAAGCGTACGTTCCGGGACAATCGGCACGGCCGAGCGAGACTTTTGCTGGGGAAACGCCTCAGCAATCGATTCGTTTCGGGATCGACCTATTCAATGGTGGCTTCTATTGGGAGGCACACGAAGCGTGGGAAGCGGCGTGGATGACGCTGGGTAGAAATGGAGCAGCGGCAGACACGCTGCAAGGCTTAATTCACTTGGCCGCGTGCGGGGTGAAAGCTCGCCAAGCGTCGGTTCATGGAGTTTCCACGCATGCCGAAAAAGCGATTCAACGATGGTGCAATGCGGAGGAAGACCTTGGCATCGCTTCGCTGAGCAAGCTCACCGAGCAGGTAAAGAAAGTCCGGCAGACTCCCAGTCGTATCCTTGCCAAAACGCAGGAAAACGTGGTTATCGTGTTCGACTTCCAAATCGAATTGTCGGGCGGTTAG
- a CDS encoding HAD-IIB family hydrolase yields the protein MSKVLATDLDGTFIPLEGNEENKADLVQLEEALRANQVTLTFVTGRHLESVQDAISRYALPKPDWVICDVGSSIYQRNEDGTFTVADPYVDHLQSIVGEFSPGKIREQFAENQALRLQEEEKQGKFKLSFYCDAKQLRKIHDDVLDTITHRELPYSVISSVDPFTGDGLIDLLPTDVSKAYALQWWTDHTGLDNKELVFSGDSGNDLAAMTAGYRTIVVGNASGDLMETVHQHYESKRQVDRVYIARKHATSGVLAGCRHFGLIP from the coding sequence GTGAGCAAAGTTCTCGCTACCGACTTGGATGGAACTTTCATTCCCCTTGAGGGCAACGAAGAAAACAAAGCCGACTTAGTTCAATTGGAGGAAGCCCTCCGCGCCAATCAGGTCACGTTGACCTTTGTGACAGGGCGTCATTTGGAATCGGTTCAAGATGCCATCAGCCGCTACGCGCTGCCCAAGCCTGACTGGGTGATCTGCGACGTAGGCAGTTCGATCTATCAGCGAAATGAGGATGGTACGTTCACCGTGGCCGATCCTTATGTCGATCACCTGCAATCGATCGTCGGTGAATTCTCGCCAGGCAAAATTCGCGAACAGTTTGCCGAGAACCAGGCACTCCGTCTGCAGGAGGAAGAGAAGCAGGGGAAGTTCAAGCTCAGCTTTTACTGCGATGCCAAGCAGCTCCGCAAAATTCACGACGACGTGCTGGACACTATTACCCATCGCGAACTGCCGTACAGCGTGATAAGTAGTGTCGATCCTTTCACCGGCGATGGCTTGATCGATCTGTTGCCTACGGACGTTTCCAAGGCCTACGCGTTGCAGTGGTGGACCGACCATACCGGACTGGATAACAAAGAGCTGGTCTTCTCCGGGGATTCCGGCAATGACTTAGCCGCAATGACTGCCGGCTATCGAACGATCGTTGTCGGAAACGCTTCAGGCGATCTCATGGAAACGGTCCACCAGCACTATGAAAGCAAGCGGCAAGTCGATCGGGTCTACATTGCTCGCAAGCATGCTACCAGTGGGGTTCTCGCCGGCTGTCGGCACTTTGGTCTGATACCCTAG